In Paludibaculum fermentans, the genomic stretch CCGGCCTGATCTGCAGGAGCAGAAGCACAGCGGCAAGATCGTGAACGCCGAAGGGTTGGAGACGGAGAAGGCTGTGTGGGGCAAGCCCTCGAACTGGGTGGACTACTCGGGTGACGTGAGCGGCGAAAAGCTCGGCATCGCGATCTTCGATCATCCGGGCAATCCGCGGCATCCGGTGCGCTGGCACGTGCGCGGGTACGGGCTGTTCGCGGCCAATCCGTTCGGGCTGGCTGTGTTCACGGGCGACAAGACGAAGAGCGGCAGCATGACGCTGATGCCGAAGGATTCACTGCGGTTTCGCTACCGTGTGGTGATCCACCCGGGCGATGCGGCGGCCGCGCATCTGCCCGAGCTGTATACGAAGTACGAAGCAACGAAGTAAGCGCCGGAATGCCTCCGCGCCTGGATGTGGATTCGGGCGCGGGGGCGACGGATTGGGTCCCGGCGGCTTCCCCTCCCCAAATCCCTCTCCTTCTCCCCTCAATAATCTGGAGGATTCGCGAGTGCTTGCAGAACTACTTGCAGGCCGCGAGTCACGCGTGCGAGGCGGACATAGTCGAGACGGTCCGGTGTGTCCATCGGAGTGTGGTAGTTAGGATTGCGGTACGGAGCCGTGTCTGTCACTTCAATGGCGGGAAAGCCTTGCTGCCAGAACGACCAGTGATCGGACCAGCCTGCTCCGGGTACGGCATTCGGCAGGGACGCACCTACGGACGGCAAGGCAGCCGGCCCCCGGAACTCGCGCATCACGGCGTGGAGCAACGGGCGGGATTTCAGGTCGCCAACAAAGGCGAGAAAATCGCCCTTCGACGGGTAGATCAGCCCCAGGCCCACTGGGTAACGCTGGCTTGCGGCGGATTCCGAAAAGAAACCGACCGACTCAACGCTCAGCATGGCCACGACGTTGTCGCCCTGCTGCCGGCATCTCTTTGCATAGACCAGGCTGCCCATGTCATCGGTCCAAAAGTAGGGTGACTCCTCATTGGTGAAGCCCACGAACCGGACGGTGCGCCGGGGCTTCGTGGACGCGAACTCGCGAGCCAGCGCGAGCACGACGGCCACACCGCTGGCGTTATCGTCCGCTCCAGGACTATCGGCGACGCTGTCGTAATGCGCGCCCACGACTACAATCTCTCGCGGGATGAAGGAGCCCGTCACCACCGCTTCCACGTTTCGTGCAGAAGCGGCGCCGACCTTGTAACGCTGGGATTCGGAAGAGTACCCCGCGTTCTTTAGCGCGGTCTCGATAAAGGCCGCAGCCTGCTCCAGTTGCCGGGGCTTGAAGGACAGGTTCCGCTCCCCGATCTCGCCGGCAAGTACATTCACATCGCGGCGCAACTGAAGGGCGAGTGGCGCCAGGTTTGCATCGCTGGTCGTCCGAACGTCCGCGACGCCGCAACCGGGAGTCCAGAACATCCACCACGCGGCCACCGCGAGAATGAACCCGTAGAAAACCACGCGCATCAGAATGGCTCTGAGAATTCTGGACCGCCCGGCCCCTGGGAGCTGCACATCAGGTTGACGCTCCGCGCCGCCCCACTGTGGAGATCCGCCTCGTCAGACCGATCGCTCTCCCGTCCACAGCCGCAGCGCCTCTTCCGCGATCAGGTCCGGCCGCTCCTCGGGGAAGAAGAGCTTCGCGCCTTCCACACGCCTGACTCCTCTCGAATGCGGGAAGGTCCGATCCAGCCAGTCGGCCCATGTCGCGTCAAAGAACTGATCGGCCGTGCCCCAGACCATGCGTACCGGCAGGCCGCGCTTCCTCAATACCGGCCCGATCGCCGGCAGTGGATTGGGTTCGAACGCCAGCATGTAGCCGTGCAATTGCGCACGGCGCGCGTCGGAGCTTACCAAGGGCGTCAGGTAGGTATCGATAGCTTCGTCCGTCAGATTAGCCGGATTCGTGTAGCAGACCCCGCCCAGTCCGTCGCTGGATCGCGCGAACGCCTTGTCCGCAATCTGCCGCGCGAGCGCCGGCGCCAGTTCTCCCTTGCGGGCGGCTTCGAGGTGTGGAGCCATGGCCTTGGGCGGGCTGTTCGTGTCCACGTCGCAGTTGGTCAAGAGCAGCGTACGGACGCGCTTCGGGTACTTTGCGGTGAGCAACTGGGCCACTGCTCCGCCGCTGTCGTTCGCCACCACGTCGGCGGCCGGGATCGAGAGCGCTTCCAGGAATGCGTCGATCATCGCGGCCTGCGTGGCCGGGGCCAGGTCCTGACCGGGCCGGGTTTCGGTGTACCCGAGCCCCAGGAAGTCGGGCGCGATGCAGCGGCGATGCGGCGAGAGACGGGCGAGGGCTCCGCGCCACTGGAAGCCGTTCAAGGGGAGGCCGTGCAGGAAGACAGCGGCCGAGCCGTGGCCGCGCTCCACATAAGCGATGCGGCCGAAACGTGTCTCGACGAACCTGCGCGAGGAGTGGAATTCGCTGGCCGTCATTTCGCGGGCGGCTGGCCCCTCGTTGAGCGGCAGCGCGCGGGCGGCGGAGAGAAGACCCGCCACGCCGGCCGATTTCAGTAAATATGTTCTGCGTGTCATGAACCCACGGTAAGGCGGAACCGGCGGCCCGTCTGTCGTGAAACTGCGACAGAGGTAACGCGCGAGCTGGGCTATTCTGGGCAAAGGCGGCCGTGTCAGTCCCGTGCGGTGCACTGCACACGATGACGCAGATCCGCAGCTATCACGACTGGTACCGGGACGGCCCGCTCTCCACGGCTCCGCAACTGCACCGAACGCTTGTGCCGCAGGAGGACCGGGTCTTCCAGGCTGGCACGGTGCAGCTCATCAATGCCTCGCCTCCAGCGGGAGCCGTGGTGGAGCCGCCTGTGCCCGAATATGCGTTGCACTTGTTGCTGGGATCCGCGCCGCTGCTGCGCGTCGGGTTCAATCGACGGCCGCGGTGGGTGGC encodes the following:
- a CDS encoding alpha/beta fold hydrolase, which codes for MTRRTYLLKSAGVAGLLSAARALPLNEGPAAREMTASEFHSSRRFVETRFGRIAYVERGHGSAAVFLHGLPLNGFQWRGALARLSPHRRCIAPDFLGLGYTETRPGQDLAPATQAAMIDAFLEALSIPAADVVANDSGGAVAQLLTAKYPKRVRTLLLTNCDVDTNSPPKAMAPHLEAARKGELAPALARQIADKAFARSSDGLGGVCYTNPANLTDEAIDTYLTPLVSSDARRAQLHGYMLAFEPNPLPAIGPVLRKRGLPVRMVWGTADQFFDATWADWLDRTFPHSRGVRRVEGAKLFFPEERPDLIAEEALRLWTGERSV
- a CDS encoding M20/M25/M40 family metallo-hydrolase, with product MRVVFYGFILAVAAWWMFWTPGCGVADVRTTSDANLAPLALQLRRDVNVLAGEIGERNLSFKPRQLEQAAAFIETALKNAGYSSESQRYKVGAASARNVEAVVTGSFIPREIVVVGAHYDSVADSPGADDNASGVAVVLALAREFASTKPRRTVRFVGFTNEESPYFWTDDMGSLVYAKRCRQQGDNVVAMLSVESVGFFSESAASQRYPVGLGLIYPSKGDFLAFVGDLKSRPLLHAVMREFRGPAALPSVGASLPNAVPGAGWSDHWSFWQQGFPAIEVTDTAPYRNPNYHTPMDTPDRLDYVRLARVTRGLQVVLQALANPPDY